In the Magnetospirillum sp. WYHS-4 genome, GCAACAGTTCGGCGCCGCCCAGCAGGATCTCGACCGGGTCGCGATAGACGTCAGCGAGATGAACAAGCTGGCCCAGGCGGCCGGCGGCGATGCCAACATGGTCAATTATCTGTCGGAGCGCACCCATTCCACCTTCCAGGTCTCCGGGGCCGTCGACGAGGACCACAAGCAACTCGCCGTCCTTGAGGACGAGACGAATCGCACGGCCGTTCTGGTCGACCGCCTGATGAAGGAAGTCACCGACGACGTGCGCCGCCAGACCAATTACATCGCCTCCGAGCGCGGTAACATGAACGTGGTGGCCTCGGCTATCAAGAGCGGCGAATTCATGGGGGCCAGCCTGCCCAACCGGGCGGGCACCGCCTACATGCAGTCTACCGAGCCGATGACCGCCATGGCCACCGAAGGCCGTCGGCCATTGGTGGTGATTCGCTTCGACAAGGCGGACGTGCCCTATCAGCAAGCCCTCTACAATGCGGTCAGCCGTGTCCTCGAACGCCGGCCCGATGCCGCTTTCGATCTGGTCGCGGTGACGCCCGCCCAAGGCGATGCCGGCCGGCAGGCTCTCAATTCCACCAAGGCCCGCCGTCATGCCGACTCGGTGATGCGCTCCCTGATGGAGATGGGGTTGGCGCCGAATCGGGTCGCCGTGTCGGGCAAGACCCTCGTCGACGCCCGCACCACCGAGGTGCATCTATACGTCCGGTAAAGAGTTGGAAACCGAGAATGCGGGGGACCGGCAGCGGCGCTGCCGGTCCCTTTTGTTTTCCGGAGCTCGCGATGGCCGTTGAACGCCGTCTGACCTGGCAGGAAGTCGAGGCGACCGCGGCCTCGCTCTGCCGCCGTTTGGCCGGCGACGGGCCTTGGCACGGCGTGGTCGCCGTGGCCCGCGGCGGGTTGGTGCCGGCGGCGCTCGTGGCTCGGGGCCTCGGTCTGCGTTTGGTCGATACGCTGTGCCTAGCCAGCTACGACGGGCGTCGACGGGGCCAACTGGACGTGGTCAAGATTCCCGAATCGGCGACCACCGAGGGGGGGGAGGGCTGGCTGGTGGTGGACGACCTCGTCGACAGCGGCGCCACCGCCCGCAAGGTCCGCCAACTGCTGCCAAGGGCCCGCATCGCCGTGCTCTATTCTAAGCCCGATGGACGGGGGATGGCCGACGTCTGGGGCGAGGAAGTGGCCCAAGGAATCTGGTTGGTCTTTCCCTGGGAAACGGCGAAATTGGAACGATGAAGGGAGTTGCGTATGGCGACTTTCGAAGTTCAGGTTGCCTTGGATGGGCGCTGGGTGATCGATTCGGTCTACCAGGAAAAGGCCTTTGCCGTCGAGCGGGCGCAAGTGCTGGCTGTCAGCAGCGACTACGATGGGGTGCGGGTCAACGAGGAGGTCCGCAACCGCGCCCCGCAGGTGGTCTTTCAGGAAACCTGTCAGCGCCGCGAGAAGCCGGTCACCATCGTCCCCATCGACGAGGCGGGGCCCTGTTCGGCTCTAGAGGATTGTTACGCCTTTCCGGCCCGGCGTACCCTGGGGCGCCTGCTGCGCAAATACTTCGACCAAGAAGGCCTGACTCCCATCGAGTTCCTTTTCGATTTCGGTCAATTGCGGAATCTGCAGCGTAACGAGGCCCTCTGGCATCAAGGGCTGCAGAGGATCGCGGACGTTCAGGCACGATCCGTTGGCGGCGATGCGGGCGACCGCCTTGGGGAACTGGAACGTCTGGCCAAGGCGGTGGTGGATCGGGCTCGCGAGGCCAAGGCGCCGCGCGACCGTTTGGCCCTGGTGGCCGAAGAGGGCTTGGAAGCGGCCTTGGCGGAGCTTGAGCCGGGGACGGCGGGACCGCTGCTGGGTGCTTTTCTCGGGCAAGAGAGGGATTGGGCACGCAAGCTGGGCCTCGTGTTGCGGGAGGCGGAGCGCAACCCAGCGGCCCCGGTGGCCGCGATTCTCGACGAACTCGCGGCCGAGATACTGGAAAGCGCGGTTTCGGTGCGGGATATCCTGGGAAGGCAACCGGATTTAGGGACGGCTCTTCTCGTCTTGACCCGGATATCCTGCGGTAGCCTGCCTCCGTCAAAGGAAGAGGACGATCTTCTCGGGCGACTGAATGGCCTCGTGGCTGCGGATGGGTTTCCCTTGGCGCGGAGCGTTCTGCTGGCTCACGTCCGTTCGGGGTTGGCCGGGATCGCGCCTCTCAGTCGGGGCGGGGAGGACGGGGACAAGGAGTCCTTCGACCGGTTGCGCCGCCTTCTTGCGTCTTCCGGGGCCTTTGCCACCCCAGCCATGGCCGAAGCCGCGACACAGCGGATGCGCTTGGTTGGCGGCCGAGGCGGCGAAAACCTGGATGCCGATTCGGCCATCGAGGCGATGCTCAACGGTCTTGCGCATGTGGCGGGTCGTTTGGAATACCTGTTTGCGCTTTCGATGACCGACTTCGGCGATCGCTTCGGCGATGCCGTGGCTGCCAAGATCAAGTCGGTGCTGGAAGACGTCGCCGACCCGGCGGTCCTGGCCCCGGGGGAGGATGAGGCACGGGTTCTGGGGCGTCTGCGTCGTTTCCTGGAAGAAGCTGACCTGACCGA is a window encoding:
- a CDS encoding cyclic nucleotide-binding domain-containing protein codes for the protein MATFEVQVALDGRWVIDSVYQEKAFAVERAQVLAVSSDYDGVRVNEEVRNRAPQVVFQETCQRREKPVTIVPIDEAGPCSALEDCYAFPARRTLGRLLRKYFDQEGLTPIEFLFDFGQLRNLQRNEALWHQGLQRIADVQARSVGGDAGDRLGELERLAKAVVDRAREAKAPRDRLALVAEEGLEAALAELEPGTAGPLLGAFLGQERDWARKLGLVLREAERNPAAPVAAILDELAAEILESAVSVRDILGRQPDLGTALLVLTRISCGSLPPSKEEDDLLGRLNGLVAADGFPLARSVLLAHVRSGLAGIAPLSRGGEDGDKESFDRLRRLLASSGAFATPAMAEAATQRMRLVGGRGGENLDADSAIEAMLNGLAHVAGRLEYLFALSMTDFGDRFGDAVAAKIKSVLEDVADPAVLAPGEDEARVLGRLRRFLEEADLTEALKSWVSGRLNDLSRGRGAAPVAAVPPAPPMPAAVVAAVGRRSSLPRRFFPVGATLFRQGDVGGEAYLVVTGRVEVYVTKDGRSVTLGTVERGGIIGEMSLIDDQPRMASARAVSDLEVSVLPRDLFRRRLDRLAETDPVIRRLIDIFVERLRAGAFQGMGGGGGRRRS
- the gpt gene encoding xanthine phosphoribosyltransferase; translation: MAVERRLTWQEVEATAASLCRRLAGDGPWHGVVAVARGGLVPAALVARGLGLRLVDTLCLASYDGRRRGQLDVVKIPESATTEGGEGWLVVDDLVDSGATARKVRQLLPRARIAVLYSKPDGRGMADVWGEEVAQGIWLVFPWETAKLER